The genomic stretch GTCTTCTCGTGATTGCTCATGATAAAATAAACTACATACAAATATAACTTCTTACCTTCCTCACTACATGCAACTCTGATAGAATCCCCATTTCTTTAAGATTAAGATGAGTGGTTAAATTATCTTTACTTTTGTCATCCAAGCCCACCACTTTTTTAAGTACATTATCACATACACTCTTTTTAATGTGTATAACATCCAAATTATGACGCAATAAGTTCTCCTCCCAATAAGGTAATTCAAAAAGTATACTTTTCTTCGTCCAATTGTAAATATCATAACCCTACATTTTCACCTGTATTTGCCATTTGTTTTGTAGGGAAAATAACTAATGGACAGAAACGGGCAGCAAGTAGCTGGAACCCAGGGCATGACAAATGTCACTGTCCTTAAAGAGTATTTTTCACCTCTCAATGAATAGTGCAAAGACTCCGGTGGACACTCTTCCAGGATACAACGGGTACTTCCAAATCCGCTGCACTCACGGTATTTAGAAAAGTAAGGAAAGCAATGAACCCAGCAACAAGTTTGAAGCAACAACAATGTAATGAAGACAAAAAAGAGCAATAATAGGGATGAGAAGCAACAAATGAAAGTATAGCAGTAAGGGAGCAGCAAACAGGAAAACGGGCAGTAAGAAACGCAACAATTAGATAAAATAGATAGCAGAATGTAAAcagagaagaagatggagaaaagaTGTTTTTCTACATCTCTGCAAGTGCATCGAGGGTTGCTTCTATAGGCGCATGAAGGTGAACATTAGGGGGAGGAAGACTCGGCCATCAAATAAGGCAGAGGACCGATTCCGCAACACAAAAGATAATCGAATAAAATAAATCGAAGCAAGCGTGGGAGACTTGGTCAGCCACGACCTGGTCTCTCTCATTTGAAATATCAGTATTTTacaacatgttttctcttagcACATCATTGGGCCACATTATCTTCATCACTTGGCTTTTTAAATTtgttctcataattttcaagaaacatatttaaaattgcACAATTGTTAAGTTCAATGTTCTCATCAAAGGATTGATGGGCAAACTAAAACTTATGATCTAAGCCAATCCATCCTTTATGCCACAAATGGTAATACTTCCTACCATGTACCAGCCATTGGGATTGAGTGTTAACATGACAACAAGTACAAGCAAAACTTCCTTCGTACTCTAACCCGATGGATTTGCATACGCTGGGAAGTCATTGATTGTCCATTACAAGATTGCATGAATTTGGAACTCTATGATCTCATAACATCTTTAACTTATCAATGACTAACCTTAAGTACACATTAATATAGTTGCCTAATGTGTTTGGGTCATTAATGAGTAATGTCAACATCATATATAGTTGTTTGAAACACAACCAAGGGAGAAAATTGTATGTCATCAAAACAACAAGCCATGTGCTATGTGCAATGCTCATTGTCCTAAAAAGGTTGAAACCATTTATGCCAACCCCAACTTGATATTACGAGACTCCCATGCAAAATTAGGGTAGAAGCTATCAAAATGCTTCCACAAAGCTGAATCAATTGGATACCTCATGACCCTATCATAGGTTGGCATTCTCTATATGCCATTTCATTAAAGAAGTTATTTTTGAAGATATAAACAACCACTGCAACCTAGGTATTAGAGGAAAGTACCTAAAAACTTTTTCTAGCTAGCTAGGACCTTTCTTTTTCCTACTTCGTTGGAATTCCCattatattgtttatatatgggCTTCTGATAAATATTGCAATCAAGGTGGTGAGCATTCTCTTGCTAGTATAACACGTAATCATTGGAACACATGCTAATTTTTGGATAGTCCAACCCCAAACTAGAAAGTGATTTTCTACTATCATTAAATGTTTCTAGTAGCATCTCACCATCTAGTAAAACATCATTCAACAATGCAAGTAACATGGTAACTGACTTATTAGTCCATCCATTAAGGCATTTGATGTGCATTAGATGTACCATTAATGATAATTACGAATATTTTTACCTAGGAAAAATTTCGCACTCTATCTCATTCAATTACCTAAAAAAATTCTCAATCTCTTGGTCTCATCCTTGTGCACCACCATCGATAGAGGCAGTCCTAACCCAAGTACAAGAAGTGTTGGGTCAAAGAATGCCAAAAGCTTCATGTAGCATTTCTTCCATCTTATAACCTTTGTTTCCGTTGCTTTGATTACCACCCTCATTAGGAGGCTCCAAAGGTTGTAGACTTTTCCCATGAAATATCCAACAAGTATAAGTTAGTAGGAAGACATCCACGACTAGGTGTTCCTTTACAATTTGTATCATTTTCCATATGATATTACGACAATTCTTACATAGACACAAAATCTCAGTGGTGTTTGTGATAGGTTTGTAGTCGATAAAATCCAAAACACCTTGCTAGTATGGAGTTCTTGTCTTATTAGTGTTAATCCAACTGTAACCCATATTCTTTAATGGCGATccaaattctatatatataaatgaacacACAAAgacaaacataataataataattgtacaACCAACGTGAAATATCCAACATTGACTAGAAGTGTGAATGTACAAAAAATGTCTTCTAATTcgctaaaagaaagaaagaaagaaatatttgtTCAATGGTGTTAGAGAAAACTTGGGGGATTATATAATGTTGAAGTAGATAACATGATtaaataagaactaattaattaacaagGTCTCTCATTCTTTAAAGAAAGAAGGTCTCTCTAATTACTCTTTCCTTTGGCATTAATTTCtgctaaaatatttaaatttgattccCATGAAAGGGATACCTTTTGACTTAATGCATATATCATTCCCTAAATGTTGGGTAAACACTTTTATCAATGTTTAGGACATTTTTCCCAGCGTTTAAAAACTCTGGGAAATGGTCGATTCTTGACTCGACTAGACATATTCCCAGTAGTTTTTTGGTCCTTATTCCCAATGTTCAACACTGGGACTTGCGAATTGTATCAGAGTTCAAGAAATGCCGACAAAAATGCTGATAAAAGCCAAGAACAGTCCTTGATGTTTATAAGCGCTAGAAAGCATTCCCTATAGGATTTTTACCAGCTATTTATTAGAAATGTTCCAATAAGTGCTGGGAATGGGTTTTCTCGACGTTTTTGTTACCTTTACCAACATTTAATGctaaaactctttttttttttttttttgtagtgaaatacCATTTATATTCATGATTTTGATCATCTCTTTTAGTTAAATTACTTTACTCTAGATGTGTCAATCAAGTTGATGAGTTGCCTACAAAATAACTCCATCCAACAAAGTAGGTTCCAGTTAGACTTTTAAGTATATTGATGATTGTCCTCCAACTTCACTGACGACCCATTTACCCCactccaaatttaaaaaatatagaaattttaaaaattagaaataattgaTTGCTGGAATGTTTTGCATTGAACGACCCTTTTAATTTAGGAAAGAAATTAACACTTTCCTTAGATGTTTCTACTTATTAGTTGACCAAACACTTTAAttagccaaaaagaaaaaaaattataactttccTAAGCGGTTTCAACTTGATTGCCCATTTCATCTTGATTGCCCCACAACAATAGAAATTCCCACAAACAAATTACTTGTTTCAAAACCATTTCTAATATTTCCAAGCTAGTGAGTGATAATTCTTATTATGTGAgaaataattcttaaataaaaatacgttggatattatttatatttatatttcaaaataatttagagGACTATTATGTTGTCTGAGTCGAGCAACAATATGTTGTTTGATATTGATTTACAAAAGAGTGGGTGTGTGGGTTCCATTAGCCCTCCTCTCTCtattaatttgtttacattaaataaatattattttatttgatgggagtaatataaaattaatttaatattttataaaaaaaaagttatttttgaaattaattatatttcaaaacaatttaaatgattttaaaaaattaactaggCTGACTTATTTGGCCTGGCTACATTAGGCTAGACATGCCCGATCTACGGCTTTACCAATTCTAGTCCGGTCGCAGTGTTGACCGCCCAATTGGGGTCAAGGCCAGCGTGGCTTGACACGCTTCAGAAATGGACAAGGCCACACCAAACGTGCACAATGTCAAGCCTAGTGAGTAATGGGCCAGCTCAGCCGTCTGACGTCACTATTTTCCTATTTGGTATTTCAGTAAACAGGCGTCTGAAATTAATGAGCCTGCACCATTTTACGAAGAAAAAAagttatttgtataaataattgaattattaaaaaatgattgaaaatgttaaaattaaaaaatattctcaccCAATTTATCGTTATCATCTCTGGATAAAACCCGATCAGACTTTATCCCCGTGATGAAACCTGATCAAGCTTTATAATtgatgaaattcaattattgatgataaaattcaatttatgaaGTTCGAGTTGATTAtcaaatttgtatattttgtcaATATATATAGCACGGTCCTTGTAATAACCAAAATAATGTTacttcacacacacatatatatatatatatatatgttaccttatttttattttatacttaaattattttctatgtaaCCTTTTAATTATACTAGAATGACCTTATCGTCCTATTATGGGTAAGCATTTAGTCATttcaatcaattttaaaaagatttaattAACAATTGAGTCATATTACCTATactcatatataataaaattgcattgaaccaaattaaataatttggaGATGGGTATGGGACTTCGACCAATACatgattttaaatcatttttattttattgtataacatataattttgtttctcatatctcgttatagttttttttttttttttgcttaaaaatatttctttaatttttagatctatttcctcctattaccaaatttgagaaaataatactTTGTGAatgatatttctttttaaagttttatctttttatttctgAATTTTCAAAGGTTTTTCATATGTcactttgtttttcaatttttttttttaaattttagtagtAATGTGatataatagatatttatatggtggaaaaagaaaaaacatatgattaaaaactttaaagaatttttacttataaattattcttaattttatataaattaatcgtTTGATAAATACCCATTAGAACGAGATTTTAATTATCACACGATAATGATAGGAATaaagacaaagaaaaagaaaattgggagTTATCAAAACAAAAAGTAGAAAGGAATACTTGGCACAAGCGACAAGAAGATGCATAAATGAAAACATGGAACGGAATCGTTGACATGTTACCATTTTTAAAACGAACAAATGTTTTACCCTGATTTGCTAACTTCATCCCACTCAAGAGATAGATATGTCAAAGCGAAAACATGGGAAGGAATACCTGACATATTATAATTCCTAAAGCGAACAAATACTCTCACCCAAGAGACAAGGAGATGTAACGACATGGAAAAGAATCCCCGACAGGCTTTGACATCAAATAAATGGCACATCCCTTACCCATTCACAAGCGTCAAAGACATGGGAACAAGAAAATGGGAAGCAATCCCTATTGTATTACTACTCATAAAGCAAATAAGTAGCTCACCCTCGTTGTGAACCACTACCTAGACGACAAGCCACCGCCCATACAACAAGGAGATGCAAAAGGGAAATCATTGAAGGAATCCTTGATATATTCTTTAAGGGATCAAATATGTCACTATCATCGACCGAAGCGACAAGAAGATGAGAAAATGATAACATGGGAAACAAGCTCGAATATATTATTGTTCCTAAAACGAACAAACGGCTTACCTTTGTCCCAACCTAAGCGACAAAGAGATATTTGTTTGAAGGGAAAGGAATTGCTGATACATTCCTAAAATGAGCAAACATCTCACCCTTACCCGTATCCACGTGGCAATGAGACGTGAGAACGAAAACATGGAAAGGAAGTCATAATATGTCACCATTACTAGAGTGAACAAGTGGTTTGCTTTTGCTCTCACCAAGTGAGTGAGATGCGAGTAACGAAAGAAATCCTCAATATATTCATAAAAGTGAACAAATGGCTCACTCTCAACCCTTATCCACATGTCAAGGAGATGCGATAACGAAAACATGAGAAATAATCCTCGATATATTGTAATTTCTTATTCATTCTTTCTCTCACTTAGACGACAAGAAGACACgagaatcaaaatataaaaaaatataaaaacatgtgaaaaaaaaaagatgagaatGGACTCACTCCTAACCCCAATTCAAGTGAGAAGGTGATTTGAgaataaaaacatgagaaaaaaaagaaaaaaaaaaagttccaaTGGCAACTCCACTCCTAAAGTGAGTAGCCATTTtgagcattaaaaaaaattaaaaagcttTACCAAATGATACCATCAAAAAGTGAGTTTGCCTATTATTTAaaaacatgtatgtatatatgtaaataataatttaataagaaCTCAAAAAAATGCAAGGAGGaatgagattttattttatcaaacacGCAACGGAGAAGCTTACAAAGTGAAAATGTCACTCCCCCAAGCGGCAAGCGGCAAGAGGCGAGGGGCTCTCCTGTCATttactgtctctctctctctctctccaactgACCTCACAATGCATTTACGTCCTTCCTCTTCCAACTCTCCACCTCAACTTGCTTCCCCTATGATgtcaatatatgtatatatatatataaaagtaaaattgcCAAACCCAATCCCCCGCCGCTGCCCTTCTCCCCCACCGACTCACGCtcatctcttttctcttctcttctcctctgcTCATCCCAATCCACCACCATCCAACCACACCTCTACACATCCTCCCCTTCAGTTGCCAAATTGTAAATGTGGCCTAAATAGAGAGGGGTGGGTGGGCGTCAGGAAGCCAGCCCAAACAAAATCCCAGCGATGCATTCTGTTCTATTTCGTCCCGatcccaatctctctctctctctctctctgcgacACTACTACGCACTACCAGCCCAAAACGTTTCGTCTTTATTGCCTCAATTTCCTTCTCTTTCACGCCACAACGCCGCTTCCCCCGCTCCCCCTTTATAAagccctccctctctctcacgtacccatcatctccatctccatctccatctcctcttccttttctcaatttctccttttctttttattcttcttcttttagtgTTTTGATGGGTGATTCGAAGGAAGACGGCTTTCCGGCGAGTTATGGCCTCACTCGCCTGCGCTTGCCCCCGGGCTTTCGGTTCTGCCCCACGGACGAGGAGCTCCTCCTTCACTATCTCAAGCCCAAGGTGCTCTCCACCCCCCTTCCGGCCGCCGTCATCCCGGACTTCGACGTCCACAAAGCCGACCCCTGGGACTTGCCTGGTACCCTCCTTGAAAACTGAAAGctctcttctcctcctcctcgacTTGTggctaatcttaattaattctgGTGTGTCTGTCTTTGTCTTTGTGTTAACTCAGGCAATTCCACCGGGGAGGAGAGGTACTTCTTCAGCCAGACGGAGGCCAAGTACCCAACTGGGAACCGGTCCAACAGGGCCACCGGTTCTGGGTACTGGAAGGCCACTGGAACCGACAAGCAAATTGTGGGTTCCAAGAACAAGGGGGTTGTGGGGATGAAGAAAACTCTGGTTTTCTACCGGGGCAAGCCCCCGACTGGCACCAAGACCGATTGGGTCATGCATGAATACCGCCTCGGCCCGGCCGGACCAAAGGCCATCGCCACTCTCGCCCTCTCGCTGAACAGCTCTGTACGACAGAGAGTCGTATAATTCATTAAAACCAGTACGAAATTTATGGTTTCGCATCctcacattttctttctttctttctttctttttttggtgcAGAAACCTGTGGAGAACTGGGTCATCTGCCGCATCTTCCTGAAGAAAAGGGCCTTGAACAGAAACGAGGAGGAGATCAGGAAATACAAGAATTTCGGCCCGTTCAAGCCTGTTTTCTATGAGCTGTTGGCCAACGGGAGGACTGATCTCAAACTTGGCCTGCCGGCGGCTGCGTCGGTGCCTGCGGAGGCCTCGTCCTCCGGTTCCAGTGGCGTCACCCACATTTCTGCTCATGACGAACCAAATGACCATGAAGAAGGCACCTCTAGCAAGAGTTTCCCTTAAAACCAGTTTTCATGTCTCTCCAAGAATCAAGAAAAATCCGCCCAACTCATGTTAATAGTAGTGCGTTGTAATCTAGTTGCAGAGTTTTAAAGAACAGTCATGGTTTCCTTTTGTTCTGTCCGTCTAAACTTGCAATTTAATGGCAAagttgtttcctttttcttctttttcttcttcttgcaaaAAGAAAGTTTTTTCTTTGCCTCCAGAATAGCCGAGAAAGCGAAGGAAAATGCAATGCCGGAAGTAGGAAAATTAGGTGGGCTCTGTTCGATGAGGGAACAGACTTAACTAAATTCGAATTCACAAGACTAGTTGGTGAGGGTAGAGAGACCGGGGAAAACTCGTGTCTCGTTTCCTTGTGCAAGGAAGCCACCGATTTTCTCTCTTGGCCACaagattttctttcattttcttgcaAGTTTAGCTCATTCAACCAGCCCACAGTACAGATTCCTCCCTCGCACATAGAATGgaatctcttctcttttctctctctccccttttaTCTATCTACACATGCATGGGATTAGTTTATTGGATTACCTTCCAACCACTCTCTAATCTTCAACTAAATTAAGCTTATCAGACAACCGTCAATGTAGTCAGGTGTTAATATAGTGGCTAATACTAATTAAGTATGAGCTCACCACATGGAACCTCTTATGTTTTTTCGTGTACGTACCGTTATACAGATTTTTACTTAAAACTTGAcataatattcttttttattatatttactgTCCTCCTAAAAAAATTCACCTAAAGTTCAGATTTTTATGAAGAAAAGAGGTCATAAACCAAAACTGATCTTAAATGTTTGTAAAAATACCACTATGTGTCTCAAATGGCATTTTATCgtgagagagaatagagatttagatataataattttgtaaaaaaaaaaataattatgaacaaaatataattaaataattaaaatttatataattatttttacctaATCAAATTAGTTGCGTAAGTATTCTGACATGCAAAACGTCACACGAATCACTTATAGTTGACCCACTAGCCACATTTGTGATCTCTAATACCACATTTATAAAGTAAGCAATGCCACATATAAAGAAAGCTGAATCAGCTCGTGAATTGACAATTAATCACAATCATCCAACACTTTATAATTAGTATTGTTTTGGAACCATAGCTTGTCACATTACACTTGAGGTGGGACAAAGCCCTCTAGCCAAGCACCAAGTGGACGTCCGGCAGATTGAAGGACGGCATATAATAGCGCTTAATTTtgtgctttaattaattaattaattaattctcaatCATTAATAAGTTAATAAATCGGTTGACAACAATGGGGGGGAAGGGAAATATAGAAATGAAGATTGCCGACCAGAGTTTTCTTGGGACGGTGGCTTGGTCTCATCTCAGACTCTTCCTTGTTGAACTCCTCCACGATACTCTTTCTCTAATGTACATCAGTTTCATCGCAAGATTGCCATGGCCATGGCACTGGCACCCAACTTCTTATTGCACTGTTAAActtgtaaattatatatatatatatatatatatggtatggtGTAAGAATAATTGAAGGTCAGACTCACAAGATGGCTATATTATTCGAGCAATAATAAGACTTAAATACAACTTGAACCCATGAGCTTATCTCTTTTAATGTTATGTTACCCTAACCCAAACAGGGTTAACTTCAAAATTCTAAAGGAATTCAAACTTAAAGTTAAAATTGGTCCTCTTATGAGTTTGAGCTTTCTCACTCAAAATCTCTTGAAACATCTGTAAGATGATGTAAGATGTAG from Diospyros lotus cultivar Yz01 chromosome 9, ASM1463336v1, whole genome shotgun sequence encodes the following:
- the LOC127809446 gene encoding NAC domain-containing protein 83-like; the encoded protein is MGDSKEDGFPASYGLTRLRLPPGFRFCPTDEELLLHYLKPKVLSTPLPAAVIPDFDVHKADPWDLPGNSTGEERYFFSQTEAKYPTGNRSNRATGSGYWKATGTDKQIVGSKNKGVVGMKKTLVFYRGKPPTGTKTDWVMHEYRLGPAGPKAIATLALSLNSSKPVENWVICRIFLKKRALNRNEEEIRKYKNFGPFKPVFYELLANGRTDLKLGLPAAASVPAEASSSGSSGVTHISAHDEPNDHEEGTSSKSFP